One Kitasatospora sp. NBC_01266 genomic window carries:
- a CDS encoding 1-phosphofructokinase family hexose kinase produces the protein MILTVTLNAALDVTYFVDALVPRASHRVDALHERAGGKGVNVARVLAALGQPTMVTGLAGGPTGAALRGELRAVGLADELVPIAGDSRRTVTVVSREDGDATVFNQAGPTVQPDEWRAFTARYAQLVRDAEVVVLSGSLPPGLPDDAYAQLITLAAVADAATVLDTSGPALLAALDTGPDVVKPNAAELAAVTGHQDIAAGAAALRALGARAVVASCGPDGLYALTEQGSWRATPTERLSGNPTGAGDACVAALAAGLAAGTPWPGILREAVALSAAAVPCPVAGDFDADTYRRLRTAVPVEDIHATHTHP, from the coding sequence GTGATCCTCACCGTCACGCTCAACGCCGCCCTGGACGTCACCTACTTCGTCGACGCCCTGGTCCCCCGCGCCTCGCACCGGGTCGACGCCTTGCACGAACGCGCCGGCGGCAAGGGCGTCAACGTCGCCCGGGTGCTCGCCGCCCTGGGGCAGCCGACCATGGTGACCGGCCTGGCCGGCGGCCCGACGGGTGCCGCGCTGCGCGGCGAACTGCGCGCGGTCGGGCTGGCGGACGAGCTCGTGCCCATCGCGGGCGACTCCCGGCGCACCGTCACCGTCGTCTCCCGCGAGGACGGCGACGCCACCGTCTTCAACCAGGCCGGTCCGACCGTCCAGCCCGACGAGTGGCGCGCCTTCACCGCCCGCTACGCCCAACTCGTCCGTGACGCCGAGGTCGTCGTGCTCTCCGGCAGTCTCCCCCCGGGGCTGCCGGACGACGCGTACGCGCAGCTGATCACCCTGGCCGCGGTGGCGGACGCGGCGACCGTGCTGGACACCAGCGGCCCCGCCCTGCTGGCCGCGCTCGACACCGGTCCCGACGTGGTCAAGCCCAATGCCGCCGAACTCGCCGCCGTCACCGGCCACCAGGACATCGCGGCCGGAGCCGCCGCACTGCGCGCCCTGGGCGCCCGCGCGGTGGTCGCCTCCTGCGGTCCGGACGGGCTCTACGCGCTCACCGAGCAGGGCAGTTGGCGTGCCACGCCGACCGAGCGGCTGAGCGGCAACCCGACCGGCGCGGGCGACGCCTGCGTCGCCGCCCTCGCCGCCGGACTCGCGGCGGGCACACCCTGGCCCGGCATCCTGCGCGAGGCCGTGGCCCTGTCCGCCGCCGCCGTCCCCTGCCCGGTGGCCGGCGACTTCGACGCCGACACCTACCGCCGACTCCGTACCGCCGTACCCGTGGAGGACATCCATGCCACTCACACCCACCCATGA
- a CDS encoding class II fructose-bisphosphate aldolase translates to MPLTPTHDIVRHAAEHSVGVGAFNVVQIEHAHAIVTGAEAAGRPVILQISENTARYHGALEPIALASLATARAARVPVAVHLDHAESADLVREAVQLGFTSVMFDAAKLPYAENVAATREITAFCHDHGVFVEAELGEVGGKDGAHAPGVRTDPDEAREFVAATAVDALAVAVGSSHTMLTRDAVLDFALITRLRDAVRTPLVLHGSSGVGDTDLTKAVNAGMTKVNISTHLNKTFTRTARGYLDAHPEVADPRKYLGPARDAVAAEVARLLRILTGA, encoded by the coding sequence ATGCCACTCACACCCACCCATGACATCGTCCGGCACGCCGCCGAACACAGCGTCGGCGTCGGCGCGTTCAACGTGGTGCAGATCGAGCACGCGCACGCCATCGTGACCGGCGCCGAGGCCGCCGGTCGCCCGGTGATCCTGCAGATCAGCGAGAACACCGCCCGCTACCACGGCGCCCTGGAACCCATCGCGCTCGCCTCGCTCGCGACCGCCCGGGCGGCGCGGGTGCCGGTGGCCGTCCACCTCGACCACGCCGAATCCGCCGACCTGGTGCGCGAGGCCGTCCAACTCGGCTTCACCTCGGTCATGTTCGACGCCGCGAAACTCCCCTACGCCGAGAACGTCGCCGCGACCCGGGAGATCACCGCGTTCTGCCACGACCACGGTGTCTTCGTCGAAGCCGAACTCGGCGAGGTCGGCGGCAAGGACGGCGCCCACGCCCCCGGCGTGCGCACCGACCCGGACGAGGCCCGCGAGTTCGTCGCTGCCACCGCCGTCGACGCGCTCGCCGTAGCCGTGGGCAGCTCGCACACCATGCTCACCCGCGACGCCGTCCTCGACTTCGCGCTCATCACCCGGCTGCGCGATGCCGTGCGCACCCCGCTGGTCCTGCACGGCTCCTCCGGCGTCGGCGACACCGACCTCACCAAGGCCGTCAACGCCGGAATGACGAAGGTCAACATCTCCACCCACCTCAACAAGACCTTCACCCGGACCGCCCGCGGCTACCTCGACGCACATCCCGAGGTCGCCGACCCCCGCAAGTACCTCGGCCCCGCCCGCGACGCCGTCGCCGCGGAGGTCGCCCGGCTGCTGCGCATCCTGACCGGCGCCTGA
- a CDS encoding ABC transporter ATP-binding protein gives MTDDPDLLEVEDLTVDFGALRAVDGLSFTLPAGRSLGLVGESGSGKSTVAAALLGLHRTSAAAVSGRIRLDGTDVQRASDAELRRLRGARAAMVFQDPLSALDPYWPIGAQIAEVHRVHTGAGRRAAAERAVQVLDRVGVPDAARRAAAHPHEFSGGMRQRALIAMALACSPKLLIADEPTTALDVTVQAQILDLLHDLRVEHRMALLLVTHDLGVVAGNTDRVLVMRGGRAVEHGPVAEVLGAPTDPYTRELISAVPRLDARRQAPAVAGEVLLSVQELRKEYPIPSRGLFGRRERLAALDGVSLDLHRGEALGVVGESGSGKTTLGRLLVRLLEPTAGRILFEGRDLAHASESELRPVRRELQMVFQDPLSSLNPRRTIGDAIADPLRVQDRAGEAQARSAVGELLERVGLQPDWYGRYPHELSGGQRQRVGIARALALRPKILVCDEPVSSLDVSTQAQVVRLLAELQREFGLTLVFVAHDLAVVRQVSDRIAVMRAGRVVELGVADDIYENPQHPYTRRLLASVPVPDPAVEGERRLARAALA, from the coding sequence GTGACGGACGACCCCGACCTGCTCGAAGTCGAGGACCTGACCGTCGACTTCGGCGCGCTGCGCGCCGTGGACGGGCTCTCCTTCACGCTGCCGGCGGGCCGGTCGCTCGGTCTGGTCGGCGAGTCCGGCTCGGGCAAGAGCACCGTGGCCGCGGCCCTGCTCGGGCTGCACCGGACCAGTGCGGCCGCGGTGAGCGGCAGGATCCGGCTGGACGGCACCGACGTGCAGCGCGCCTCCGACGCCGAGTTGCGCCGGCTGCGCGGCGCCCGCGCCGCGATGGTGTTCCAGGATCCGCTCTCCGCGCTGGACCCTTACTGGCCGATCGGCGCGCAGATCGCCGAGGTGCACCGGGTGCACACCGGCGCCGGCCGCCGGGCGGCGGCCGAGCGGGCGGTCCAGGTGCTGGACCGGGTCGGCGTCCCCGACGCCGCCCGGCGGGCCGCCGCCCATCCGCACGAGTTCTCCGGCGGGATGCGGCAACGGGCCCTGATCGCCATGGCCCTGGCCTGCTCGCCCAAGCTGCTGATCGCCGACGAGCCGACCACCGCGCTGGACGTCACCGTCCAGGCGCAGATCCTCGACCTGCTGCACGACCTGCGGGTCGAGCACCGGATGGCGCTGCTGCTGGTCACCCACGACCTGGGCGTGGTGGCCGGCAACACCGACCGGGTGCTGGTGATGCGGGGCGGCCGGGCCGTCGAGCACGGTCCGGTGGCCGAGGTGCTGGGTGCGCCGACGGACCCGTACACCCGGGAACTGATCAGCGCCGTACCGAGGTTGGACGCCCGTCGGCAGGCGCCGGCAGTGGCCGGGGAGGTGCTGCTGAGCGTCCAGGAGCTGCGCAAGGAGTACCCGATCCCCAGCCGCGGGCTGTTCGGCCGGCGCGAGCGACTGGCGGCACTGGACGGCGTCAGCCTGGACCTGCACCGCGGCGAGGCGCTGGGCGTGGTGGGGGAGAGCGGCAGCGGCAAGACCACGCTGGGGCGCCTGCTGGTGCGCCTGCTGGAACCCACCGCCGGGCGGATCCTCTTCGAGGGGCGCGACCTGGCGCACGCCTCCGAGAGCGAACTGCGCCCGGTGCGGCGCGAGTTGCAGATGGTCTTCCAGGACCCGCTGTCCTCGCTCAACCCGCGCCGGACGATCGGCGACGCGATCGCCGACCCGCTGCGGGTGCAGGACCGGGCCGGTGAGGCGCAGGCCCGGTCGGCGGTGGGCGAACTGCTGGAACGGGTCGGCCTGCAACCGGACTGGTACGGCCGCTATCCGCACGAACTCTCCGGCGGACAACGCCAACGCGTGGGCATAGCAAGGGCATTGGCGCTGCGGCCGAAGATCCTGGTGTGCGACGAGCCGGTCTCCTCGCTGGACGTCTCCACCCAGGCCCAGGTGGTCCGGCTGCTGGCCGAGCTGCAGCGGGAGTTCGGGCTGACGCTGGTCTTCGTCGCGCACGACCTGGCGGTGGTGCGGCAGGTCAGCGACCGGATCGCGGTGATGCGAGCCGGCCGGGTGGTGGAGCTGGGGGTCGCCGACGACATCTACGAGAACCCCCAGCATCCTTACACCCGGAGGCTGTTGGCGTCCGTGCCGGTTCCCGATCCGGCGGTGGAGGGGGAACGGCGGTTGGCCCGGGCCGCGTTGGCCTGA
- a CDS encoding ROK family protein, which produces MPEKPVEGECVIALDVGGTGMKGALLDRDLTALRTVRRPTPRGAGPQAVVDEIAATLLLLARQAAERGLAVRRAGVVVPGIVDEESARAVYSANIGWRDLPLAELLEQRTALPVTLGHDVRAGGYAEAVRGAARGARDVLFVAIGTGISAAVISDGHPLRAGGYAGELGHLVVESDGAPCGCGSRGCLETAAAAPAVAAAYRARTGRAVEGAHQVAVLLAQGDPDAHAVWQRAARALATALATATTLLAPELIVLGGGLAEAGELLLAPVRTALAEQLTFQRQPRVVRAALGDEAGCLGAGLYAWQAVGSGLAGAVAP; this is translated from the coding sequence TTGCCTGAAAAGCCCGTTGAGGGCGAGTGTGTGATCGCCCTGGACGTCGGCGGCACCGGTATGAAGGGCGCGCTGCTGGACCGGGACCTGACGGCCCTGCGGACGGTGCGCCGGCCGACCCCCCGGGGCGCCGGCCCACAGGCGGTGGTGGACGAGATCGCCGCCACCCTGCTGCTCCTCGCCCGCCAGGCCGCCGAGCGCGGCCTGGCGGTCCGCCGGGCCGGGGTGGTCGTGCCCGGCATCGTCGACGAGGAGTCGGCCCGCGCCGTCTACTCGGCGAACATCGGCTGGCGTGATCTCCCGCTCGCCGAGCTCCTCGAGCAGCGCACCGCGCTGCCCGTCACGCTCGGCCACGACGTGCGGGCCGGCGGGTACGCCGAAGCGGTCCGCGGCGCCGCCCGCGGTGCGCGCGACGTCCTCTTCGTGGCCATCGGCACCGGCATCTCCGCCGCCGTCATCAGCGACGGCCACCCGCTGCGGGCCGGTGGCTACGCGGGTGAACTCGGCCATCTAGTGGTCGAGTCCGATGGTGCGCCGTGCGGGTGCGGCAGCCGCGGGTGCCTGGAGACAGCCGCCGCCGCGCCGGCCGTCGCCGCCGCCTACCGCGCCCGCACCGGGCGCGCCGTCGAGGGCGCCCACCAGGTCGCGGTGCTGCTCGCCCAGGGCGATCCGGACGCCCACGCGGTCTGGCAGCGCGCGGCCCGGGCCCTGGCCACCGCGCTCGCCACCGCCACCACCCTGCTCGCACCCGAGCTGATCGTGCTCGGCGGCGGCCTCGCCGAGGCCGGTGAACTCCTGCTCGCACCCGTGCGGACCGCGCTGGCCGAGCAGCTCACCTTCCAGCGGCAGCCGAGGGTGGTCCGCGCGGCGCTGGGCGACGAGGCCGGCTGCCTGGGCGCCGGGCTGTACGCCTGGCAGGCCGTCGGGTCCGGGCTCGCCGGGGCGGTGGCACCGTGA